One window from the genome of Glycine soja cultivar W05 chromosome 12, ASM419377v2, whole genome shotgun sequence encodes:
- the LOC114378356 gene encoding uncharacterized protein LOC114378356: MAKNRNNKKKRNGVVSMDTTDASVSEQSQAMDTSESGVLNTASGATNMKMKQKGRPMKRSKNVRKMKAIAKALSANEKSIEKLSKNESKKSRVQSAKTLYE; this comes from the exons ATGGCGAAAAACAGGAAcaacaagaagaagagaaaCGGTGTCGTTTCAATGGATACCACCGACGCATCCGTTTCGGAACAATCTCAAG CAATGGATACATCAGAGTCAGGAGTTCTAAACACGGCTTCTGGTGCTACCAATAT GAAGATGAAGCAGAAAGGAAGGCCTATGAAGAGATCAAAAAATGTCCGAAAGATGAAAGCAATAGCAAAGGCTTTATCCGCTAATGAGAAGTCAATTGAGAAACTGTCGAAgaatgaaagcaaaaaaagtaGAGTACAATCTGCAAAAACACTCTATGAATGA
- the LOC114378238 gene encoding tubulin-folding cofactor A-like: MATTVRSLKIKTSTCKRIVKELHSYEKEVEREAAKTADMKEKGADPYDLKQQENVLAESRMMIPDCRKRLEAALADLKGLLAELEESDEKASPEIDEARNTIVEVEKVFETTED, translated from the exons ATGGCAACAACAGTGAGAAGTCTGAAGATAAAGACAAGTACGTGCAAACGTATAGTGAAGGAGCTGCATTCTTATGAGAAGGAAGTTGAGAGAGAAGCTGCCAAAACAGCTGATATGAAGGAAAAAGGAGCCGATCCCTATGATCTCAAGCAACAG GAAAATGTCTTGGCTGAGTCTAGGATGATGATTCCTGACTGCCGCAAGCGCCTTGAGGCCGCTTTGGCAGACTTGAAAGGATTATTG GCTGAGTTGGAGGAGTCGGATGAGAAGGCCAGTCCTGAGATTGATGAAGCTCGGAACACCATCGTAGAAGTTGAGAAAGTATTTGAAACAACAGAAGATTAG
- the LOC114378622 gene encoding uncharacterized protein LOC114378622 has product MGYVSVKVVVISTGVLSMAMGLKLTLPLLSHFLLNQAPHLWTLLLTCFTPPYLYIFLNFIILTIVASSKLNNHHHSPPDTTLLPAIYDGPPASVQIPAPAAAVQSDYNAVSSDKYLYETKPTLSYDSVAGGNGSAGYVYDENTPVKAAVNNNDDDDDEAVGVGVLSPSLQRKDSSDFAFADENEKPLVSARFSHRKSVRASPEGGKVVALGVAKAKKQETLENTWRTIREGRAMPLTRHLKKAETWETTQQGTPLRDLNGSGGPVMKKSETFAGREKNASARLLRKEPSLSQDELNRRVEAFINKFNADMRLQRQESLRQYKEMMMNRGAH; this is encoded by the exons atgggTTATGTTTCTGTGAAAGTGGTTGTAATCTCCACCGGGGTTTTATCGATGGCAATGGGTTTGAAACTCACACTCCCTTTGCTCTCGCATTTCCTCCTCAACCAAGCCCCGCACCTGTGGACCCTCCTCCTCACGTGCTTCACTCCTCCTTACCTCTACATCTTCCTCAATTTCATCATCCTCACCATCGTCGCTTCCTCCAAACTCAACAACCACCATCACTCTCCGCCTGATACCACCCTCCTCCCCGCCATCTACGACGGGCCACCCGCCTCCGTCCAGATCCCCGCTCCCGCCGCCGCTGTACAATCGGACTACAACGCCGTTTCCTCTGACAAATACCTCTACGAAACGAAACCGACGCTCAGCTACGATTCCGTTGCGGGAGGTAACGGCTCTGCCGGTTACGTTTACGACGAGAACACGCCGGTGAAAGCGGCGGTTAACAAcaacgacgacgacgacgacgaagCAGTTGGCGTTGGCGTTCTCTCTCCGAGCCTGCAGAGGAAAGACTCCTCGGACTTCGCGTTCGCAGATGAGAACGAGAAACCGCTGGTTTCCGCCAGATTCAGCCACCGCAAATCCGTTAGAGCCAGTCCCGAAG GGGGAAAGGTGGTGGCGTTGGGAGTGGCGAAGGCGAAGAAGCAGGAAACGTTGGAGAACACGTGGAGGACGATAAGGGAGGGGAGAGCGATGCCTTTAACGCGGCATCTGAAGAAGGCGGAGACGTGGGAGACGACGCAGCAGGGGACACCGTTACGGGACTTGAACGGCAGCGGAGGGCCGGTGATGAAGAAGTCGGAGACGTTCGCGGGGAGGGAGAAGAACGCGTCGGCGAGGCTACTGAGGAAGGAGCCGTCGCTGAGTCAGGACGAGTTGAACCGCCGAGTGGAAGCGTTCATCAACAAGTTCAACGCGGATATGAGGCTGCAGAGGCAGGAGTCGCTGAGACAGTACAAGGAGATGATGATGAATCGAGGAGCTCACTGA